The following proteins are co-located in the Massilia litorea genome:
- the flgM gene encoding flagellar biosynthesis anti-sigma factor FlgM, with product MKINDTLKGAQSQQLPNTTAANARQAEKAAAAAAPAQTDSVRLSSQAQAAGGTSSTSQVFDAKKVERIKLAIADGQFQVNSERIADGLLDTVRDLLHSRNR from the coding sequence GTGAAAATTAACGATACCCTCAAAGGCGCCCAGAGCCAACAGCTGCCGAATACCACGGCAGCCAATGCCAGGCAGGCCGAAAAGGCCGCGGCAGCTGCTGCCCCGGCACAGACCGACAGTGTGCGTTTGTCGTCGCAGGCGCAGGCCGCCGGCGGCACCTCGAGCACGAGCCAGGTCTTCGATGCCAAGAAAGTTGAACGTATCAAACTTGCAATTGCCGATGGGCAGTTCCAAGTGAATTCCGAACGAATCGCGGACGGCTTGCTCGACACCGTGCGCGACCTGCTCCACTCACGCAACCGATAA